The genomic segment GTTGTACCAGGAAATGGTCCCTTGTTAAAGGTAAAGGAGGTTATAGGAGAGAACACAAAACAGCTTTTAATCGAACGTCGGGTTCCAGAAATAATATTACCGATTACCGTTGAAAGAGAGGTTGCAACAGTAAAAGAACAGATGGTACAGGAGATTTTGACCAATAGTTTTTATTTACCTTTTAAGGCTATAAAAATTAAGTCCATTGAGCCGATAATACAGAATGTTAAAATAGATGTCCTGGATGATAGGATTTTGGTTACTGGAGAGGTTTTAAAACAGGTAACTTTTGTAGATATTCAAAATATTGTCCGGGGTACTACCGAGGTCGTTCCGTTTGAGTTCTTAATTGATGTGCCTGGAATTACTCCTGATACTAATGTTGATGATTTAAAGATTGAAATTGAGAATCTATCTTTTAAACTTGTGGATAATCAACGGGTAGATCAAACTATAATCTTTAAATTCATCTTAGGTACAGCAATGGCAGAACAAACTTAAGTTGTAACCAAATGTAGAAGGTTCTGGAATCATTACCGATCAAGTTACAGTGAATGCTTAAGTGTTGTTATCTGACAGAAGGTGGATGAGAAACCGTTAAGGTGGAAGAAGTCCCTTTTGATCTTTTCTTTTTACAGTCCCAGCTATTCAGGCAACATTTACTGTATCTGAAGCTAATGTCAGTATTTGTAGGAGATGGAAAGGGACCAATGCCGTTTGAAGTTGTAACTGATGTAGAAATTTTGTAGGGGTGTAGATTTAATCTACGCCTTTCTCATACTTTATCAAAAAAATCTCTTCACATATTTGATTCCTGTTCCATATTATATAGAGAAAAGCTGGAGAAGAACTGCTCAGACGTATAAGAGAAGAAAGGAGGGGAATAGGTAAATGTTTGAGATTTTTATCATGGTCGGAATGATGATGGGTTTTATATTAAGTAATTTATATTTATTACAGCACTGGTATAGAGAAGCCTGGCAGGGGGCCGGGATGTTGGGTTGGTTAAGATCTAACTCTATAGGTCAGCGAAGTTCACCAACTATTAGTAGAGAAGAGTTAGAGAAGCAATATATTAAAGTTATGCAAAATAATGTTAATATCTTCGAAAATTTAGATACTGTTCAATCTTTTGAAGGGGGGGAAGGGCTGAGAAAGGGGGATTTAAAAGTTGAAGTTGAAAATAAAATTCAAAATTTATTAGAAGGGGGGAGGAGTATGGCTGATGTTAAACAGCAAACGGGAATTGAATTGGTGAAGGTTCCTGTAGTGATTGGTGAAAATACGATTCAGCAAATGTTTGTCACAGATTTAGCATTAAACTTCTGTGCAATTAGAGTTCGGGATGTAGAAGCAACTATTCAGGATATTACTGCAACTGTAATTAATGATAAGGTAATCATCCAGGGGTTAGTATACAAACAAATATTTTTTGTAGATGAAAATAATGTGGTTCGTTATCAAACTGAAAACATTCCATTTAGCTTCTTTATCGATATTCCTGGTGCAGAACCGGGAATGGATGTTAAGGTTCATCCAATTATAGAACATATCAAAACAGATTTACTCGATGGGGGGTGTGTTCTTCATCAGAAGATTGTAGTGGAATTTTTCGTTATAGTAACAGATATGCAGCAAATCTTTGTTGAAGTAGGAGAAGGCCCGTTAGTAAAATTAGAAAAGGTAGTTGGAGAAAATTCCGTTCAAACTTTGGTTCCCAGTGAGTTGAAACTTCCAGTTCCAGCAACAAAGATTATAGAAATTAGTGCCCAGGTTCAGGATATTATCTGTGAAGTTATTGAAGATAAAGTAATTGTTCAGGGTATTGTTCATAAGCAAATATTCTTCATTGGTGAGGATAATATTGAACGTCACATAGGGGAAGATGTTTCATTTAGTACTTTTGTAGATGTTCCGGGAGCAGAAGCGGGTCAAAATTACCAGGTTGAACCAACTATAGAATTTATTAAACGGGAACTCAGTGAAGATGGAATTATCCTGGTTCAGGAAGTGGTACTTGATATTTTTGTCAGAGTTACTGAAAATGTTCAGTTAAACCTGGTAACCGGTGAAGATATTCTTCTCAAAGTTCCAGAAGTAATTAATGAAAATGTACGCCAGATTCTGTTGGAGAACACTGTTCAACTACCAGTTCCGGCAATTGAGATTAAAGAGATTAATGCAACTGTTATAGATGTTCAAAGTACAATTATCAATGATAAGGTAATTATTCATGGAGTTGTTCATAAGCAAATCTTCTTTATTGATGAAGACAATATCGAAAGACATTTAGCTGTAGATATACCATTTAGTACTTTTGTAGAAGTACCTGGTGCTAAACCGGGAATGAAAGCAGATATTAGTCCAGTTATAGAATTTATTAAACCTGAATTAGTTGCACCAAGTGATATCTTAAATCAAAGAATAGTCATTGAAATCTTCGTTAGAGTTACCCAGAGTACCCAAATTTCCATACCCGAAGTAGTTGTTGGTCCTTATGGTCCTGGCGCATAATATTAATTAAAGATTAAACTGCAAAAAGCTAATTTTGAGCGACATAGAAATTTTTTGTTAAATCATCTTAGTGAGATTTCAGTCGAAATAAGGTCTCATATGAGGATTGATGAGCTAATCAAGGGCCAGAAGGGCCCATTGATTAGTGTGTCTTATTTCGACTGAAATCGAACTTTAGATGGTTCGAAAAATTTTTTTTGAAGCGAAAAATTAGCTTTTTGCAGTAAAATCATTAAAAAAATTATAAAGACCGGATTGGGTAGAATGCCTGATCCGGTTATTATTTTTTTGTTTATGGCATACACATTTATAAAGAAAGGGGGGGAGGTTTTTGGAATCCATCTTTGTAGAAGAATTGGTTAATCTTCGCCATTATAGATTTGATCTTGATTTTGAGCTGCCTCTAAACCTTTCATCATTTTCATATCCCGAACTCAGTGCAAAGGTTAAAAAAATACGTCAATTTCTGCGTCCGGAAGGATTGATGGTTAACGGAATGATTGCAGAAGAACTTACTTTTACCCGGGATGGTATCCGTGAAATGATGGATCATATTTTTCATTTCACGTACCTGATTCCTGGCTCTGATTTAATGGAGGCAAACCTATTGAATTTTGAGATTGATCTTTCCATTGAACAGATCGATTATCATCTTATCAAAAAGAAAGGACAGGTCTTCTTAAAGCAAAAAATACAAATGAAACTTATATTTGCTGAATATCATGTAAAAGATCATTATAAATTAGAAGGACTCAAGAAAAAATCCGGTATTTTTCAGAAAAAAAAGGGGGAATTAGAGAAGAGTTTCTTAAGAATTTATCCTATTCAATTACCTGAAGACTTCTTTCTCCTTTCAAAAATTACAGGGGTAATTGATAAGAAGAAAAGTGAAATAACTCAGGATGGCTGTTTTATAGATATTACTTGTTTGTTTTGGGGTGAGTATGTTACAGATCAGCAAAAATTAGGTACATTTTTTTTTGAGAAAAAAGAACATTTTTTTATTCCTAAGTCTGATGACTTAAAAGGAATTTCAGATGAAGCCTGGGTCTTAATTGATCTAGATGATCTGGTCATGGAGGAAGGTGAGCTAGTAGTATTATATCACTGTCAGATTAAATTTTTTCAAAAAAAAGAAGTTAATTACTATACAGGAGAATCGAGCATCTTACCTGAGGGTGTAGAGATGAAGGTAGTAGAAGTGGAACAGATTGGCCAACCAGTTTATTCTACTCAGATGTTAGAAGAAAGTATTGATTTATCCGATTTTAATATAGAACAGGTGGTTGATATAACGGGTGAGTTTATAAGATTAAAGATTGAAAAGGTTAAAAAACAGCTCTTTATAAGTGGAGATCTGGAATATATAATTACTTATCTGGACAAAGACGGTATTAAACGAAATCATAAGTGGTCAAGACTGGTAGAGCAGATGATAATTAATGAAACTTTTTTAGAAGATCAAAGGGGATACTGGCAAGTAGAAGCGGTGGTAGAGATTCCTGATTTTAATATTCGGGATAAAAGATTGAGTATTAAAGCAGTAATAGATTATCAAGGGATTTATCATTACCTATTTAGAGAACCTGTGCTAACCCGGGTTGAGGGAATGGGTGAAGGAATTAAGTGGGAGAAATTTTATCTGACAGAAGAAGTTGATAGGGATCAGATTGTTTTCCCGAGGGAAGAGAAGGTTTATTTATATAGGTATGCCAGTCAGATTCTTAAAATTGAGAGCAGAATCAAAGATTGGCAGATCAGGTTTACAGAAAGAGGATGGATAATTAGAGGTGAGGTAGAGTTAACTATATATTATCTGTCTGAAAACAGTGAAAGACACCATTGTCAAACTTTCTATTTCTATAGATATATTCCTTTAAAAAAATTTATCCCGGGTATTCAAATTCATCTTACACCCAGGATTAAGATAGTGGATCATGAGTTATTGGAGGATGGCAGTCTGGTCAGAGTATGTTGTCTGGTTTATCTTAACTACTTTCTTTATCAAAGGAAAGAACATGAGTTGGTTACTGATCTTAAGATAAAAACTGCTGAATGGTTTAGACCTGTTTTAAAGATGGGTAGTGTGGAGCAAAGATTGGAAGAACGGATTTTACTGGGTCAAATTGAAGAAGTTCAGGAGTTAGAATTAAATTTGCGGGATTATGAGGTTAATTTAAATAGTGGAGTATTAAGGTTGGATGGAGAAGTTGATGTTAAGATAAAAGAAAAAGAGAGAGTAAAAATAGTACCGGTTCAGCTTGAAATAAAAGAAAAAATAACATTAAAAGGTAAATATTATAATAAAATTAAAGTTTTTCCTGTAATAAAGGGATATGAATATCACTCTCATAATAATGGACAATTACATCTTTCTATTCTAATGGAACTTAGTTATCGCCTTATTGGTATGGTTAATTTTTGTTGACAGTGAAGTTTTCCAGAAGAGCCAATCAGTTTAAAGATCAGGTCAAATTTAAGAGACTAAAAGTCATATTTTTTGTGCAGAGACTATATATATTACTGTAAAAGCAAATTTTATTTTTAGAATCTGCACTTTATGGTTATCCATGCATATTATATAAATGAACTTATTTTAGTTATTAAGAAAGGAGGAAAGGAAATTGGCTATCAAGTTTAAAGAAGAACGAATTAAGGCAGAAGTTGTTATTGCCCGGGAAGTGGTCAAGGATGTAGTTTCAGGGGATATTGAACTTAGGGCTCATGAAAATGACAGCCAGATAAGTGAAGTTCTGGACGTGAAAGCACAGGTTAAAGATGTTAAAGCAATCATTGTAGATGGTGGTGTGGAAATCAATGGAGTACTCAATATAGACTGCCTTTATAATGTTGAAGAAGTTGATGAAGATCATGAAGAATCATATTTAAGTATATATCAGCAGAATGCCAGAATAGAGTTTGAGAATTTTATTGATATACCGGAAGCAAAGTCGGGGATGAATATTTTCTTAAATATTCGCGTAGCTGATATAACTTATGAAGTTTTGGAAACAGATATGTTAGAGGTTGCTGTTACTTTAATCAAATATTGTGCTGTCAGTGATATTAGGGATATCAAATGTATTACCGGAATCAGTGGACTTCCTAAAGAAGAGATCGTTGAAGAACAACTTAGATTAGAAGAATGGATTGGCGATGAAACAATTCGGGCAACCGTAGCAAAGGAGGTAGATTTTAATTACGATTTTCATGAAATGGATGAAGTTTTAGCTATAGTAGGAGAAATTGTTAAGACAGAGTATAAGACCATGGAAAATGCGGTAACCTGTGAAGGAGTTATAGAGGTTAGTATTCTTTATCGTTCTAATGATGATGAGGAAAAACTACACTATTTAGATGAACGGATTGAATTTAATCATACTCTCGACCTTTATGGAGTAGAACCGGGTATGATTGTTTATGGTAATTATAAACTTACTGAACTAAGTGTTCAAAAAATGGCAAATGATAAAATTCGCATTGTCGGGCAAGTTGAATGTTATGCCAAAGTAACTAGACCGCGCCGCTTAACCGTAGTTACAGATATTCTAAATGATATGTTTGATACCGAAAGGGTTACTGTATTGATAGAAGAAATGATTGGACAGAATCGGGTAAGGGATTCTATTGTTCATAGGATAAATGTTCCACCAACTAGACCTGATGTTAAAGGGGTTCTCCAATGTTATAGTCGAATTAAAGATTTAACCAGTATGGTCAATGATGGGGGTGTGGTAGTAGAAGGAAGTATAGAAGGCACTGCATATTACACCGCAGAAGAGGATTACTGTAACGGTGAAGTGACTGTTTGTTTAAAAGATTACTTTGATTTTGACAATTATATTTCTATTGAAGATTGTGAAGAAGGAATGGATGTTTATGTTGAGGTTGAAGTTAAACGTACTTCCTGTCAGGTCTTAAACGACCGGACCCTGGAAATGAATGTTCTCTTAGAAAAATGTGTTAAAGTAACAAGTATGGTTGAAATTGAATGTGTAACAGATCTGGTAGAGATTTCACCTATAGTAGAGGAACCGTGTCCGCCTTCTTACATAGTTTATGTAGTACAAAAGGGCGATACCCTCTGGAAAATTGCCCGGCGTTATAAAGTAAATCTGGAGTCTTTAATTGAGTTTAACAATATAGAAAATCCTGACAAACTGGAAGTCGGTCAAAAAATCTGTATTCCGAAAGCCCTAATTGGTGCTAAAGGCTAAAAGCAAAAGGACTGTAGGTTAACCTACAGTTCTTTTTAAATGTTTAGGAAATTATACTTTATTTGCAGGTTGTGGAAAACATTTGGTATAGATAATTTCTAAAAAACTGCACAAAGCTAATTTTGAGCGGTATAGAAATTTTTCGCTAAACCATCTTAGTGAGATCGAAGGAGAAATAAAGCCTCGTCATAGGATGTGATGAGCTAATCAAGGGCCAGGAGGACCCGTTGATTAGTGTGCCTTATTTCGACTGAGATCGAACTTTAGATGGTTCGGAAAATTTTACTAAAGCGAAAAATTAGCTTTGTGCAGTAAAATAAGATTAAGTGCTCGGAGGGTATTTTATTCTTCTATTTTTACCTATAGAAAAGCTTATTTTTGGACATACTTTCACTGTGAGGTGAAGGTATGCATGATAAAATGGTTTAAAATTTTCTTTATCTTTGTTCCCATCAGTATTTTAGTACGCTTTATTGATGGTACTTCAGATTGGAATTTTATAATATCTGCACTGGCAATTATTCCATTGGCATCTCTTATTGCCAAAAGTACAGATGAGCTTTCCAAGCATCTTGGGCCGAGTCTGGGCGGTTTGATTAACGTTACCTTTGGTAATGCTACAGAGCTAATTATATCAATTTTAGCCATTTTAAAAGGTCTTTTAAGAGTGGTTAAAG from the Anoxybacter fermentans genome contains:
- a CDS encoding DUF3794 and LysM peptidoglycan-binding domain-containing protein is translated as MAIKFKEERIKAEVVIAREVVKDVVSGDIELRAHENDSQISEVLDVKAQVKDVKAIIVDGGVEINGVLNIDCLYNVEEVDEDHEESYLSIYQQNARIEFENFIDIPEAKSGMNIFLNIRVADITYEVLETDMLEVAVTLIKYCAVSDIRDIKCITGISGLPKEEIVEEQLRLEEWIGDETIRATVAKEVDFNYDFHEMDEVLAIVGEIVKTEYKTMENAVTCEGVIEVSILYRSNDDEEKLHYLDERIEFNHTLDLYGVEPGMIVYGNYKLTELSVQKMANDKIRIVGQVECYAKVTRPRRLTVVTDILNDMFDTERVTVLIEEMIGQNRVRDSIVHRINVPPTRPDVKGVLQCYSRIKDLTSMVNDGGVVVEGSIEGTAYYTAEEDYCNGEVTVCLKDYFDFDNYISIEDCEEGMDVYVEVEVKRTSCQVLNDRTLEMNVLLEKCVKVTSMVEIECVTDLVEISPIVEEPCPPSYIVYVVQKGDTLWKIARRYKVNLESLIEFNNIENPDKLEVGQKICIPKALIGAKG
- a CDS encoding DUF3794 domain-containing protein yields the protein MESIFVEELVNLRHYRFDLDFELPLNLSSFSYPELSAKVKKIRQFLRPEGLMVNGMIAEELTFTRDGIREMMDHIFHFTYLIPGSDLMEANLLNFEIDLSIEQIDYHLIKKKGQVFLKQKIQMKLIFAEYHVKDHYKLEGLKKKSGIFQKKKGELEKSFLRIYPIQLPEDFFLLSKITGVIDKKKSEITQDGCFIDITCLFWGEYVTDQQKLGTFFFEKKEHFFIPKSDDLKGISDEAWVLIDLDDLVMEEGELVVLYHCQIKFFQKKEVNYYTGESSILPEGVEMKVVEVEQIGQPVYSTQMLEESIDLSDFNIEQVVDITGEFIRLKIEKVKKQLFISGDLEYIITYLDKDGIKRNHKWSRLVEQMIINETFLEDQRGYWQVEAVVEIPDFNIRDKRLSIKAVIDYQGIYHYLFREPVLTRVEGMGEGIKWEKFYLTEEVDRDQIVFPREEKVYLYRYASQILKIESRIKDWQIRFTERGWIIRGEVELTIYYLSENSERHHCQTFYFYRYIPLKKFIPGIQIHLTPRIKIVDHELLEDGSLVRVCCLVYLNYFLYQRKEHELVTDLKIKTAEWFRPVLKMGSVEQRLEERILLGQIEEVQELELNLRDYEVNLNSGVLRLDGEVDVKIKEKERVKIVPVQLEIKEKITLKGKYYNKIKVFPVIKGYEYHSHNNGQLHLSILMELSYRLIGMVNFC
- a CDS encoding DUF3794 domain-containing protein, with the protein product MFEIFIMVGMMMGFILSNLYLLQHWYREAWQGAGMLGWLRSNSIGQRSSPTISREELEKQYIKVMQNNVNIFENLDTVQSFEGGEGLRKGDLKVEVENKIQNLLEGGRSMADVKQQTGIELVKVPVVIGENTIQQMFVTDLALNFCAIRVRDVEATIQDITATVINDKVIIQGLVYKQIFFVDENNVVRYQTENIPFSFFIDIPGAEPGMDVKVHPIIEHIKTDLLDGGCVLHQKIVVEFFVIVTDMQQIFVEVGEGPLVKLEKVVGENSVQTLVPSELKLPVPATKIIEISAQVQDIICEVIEDKVIVQGIVHKQIFFIGEDNIERHIGEDVSFSTFVDVPGAEAGQNYQVEPTIEFIKRELSEDGIILVQEVVLDIFVRVTENVQLNLVTGEDILLKVPEVINENVRQILLENTVQLPVPAIEIKEINATVIDVQSTIINDKVIIHGVVHKQIFFIDEDNIERHLAVDIPFSTFVEVPGAKPGMKADISPVIEFIKPELVAPSDILNQRIVIEIFVRVTQSTQISIPEVVVGPYGPGA